ATTCGGCTTTCTCGCTAGGTTCGCCTCGGCCTCCCGACTGGTTCGCGCTCGGGTTCGTCTGGTGCGTGGCCGTCGCGGGGGCGGTGCTGAAAGTCGCCGGGAAACTGTCCGATCGACGCGTCGCCGTCGCCTGTTATCTGCTGCTGGGCTGGTCCGCGTTCTTCGCCGTGCGCCCGCTTTTGCGCAACGCCTCGCACGAGACGGTGGTCTGGCTCGCCGTCGGGTGCCTCTGCTACACCACTGGCGTGTATTTCTACATGCGAAGTGCGCACGCGCGTTTTAGCCATCTGATATGGCATCTTTTCGTGATGGGCGGCACCGGCTGCCATCTGGCCTCGATACTGTGCTATCTCGCCCCCGGCGCACCCGTCACCACGACGCTTATGGACATCGTCCGGGCGGTTTGACGTCGTGTGGGGCGGATGCGTAGTCATCCGGCGCGCACGGCAGGCCGGCCAGCACGCGCTGCCGACCCAGCATCGCGCGGTATGGGCATCAGCGACATTCAGTCGATCACGCTTCTTCCGGCGCGCAATGCACGGTGAAGTTCACGAGCTTGACCGGACCAAAAGTGTTGCTTAGCGCAACGTCGGCGGCGTCTCGTCCGCGGGCCATCAACACCCGTCCTATGCGCGCGACGTTGTTGC
The Paraburkholderia caballeronis genome window above contains:
- the trhA gene encoding PAQR family membrane homeostasis protein TrhA; the encoded protein is MPELETWPIAREEQANSISHIIGLAAAGAALFVWHPLSNHAWDSRPLFGVYLYALSLGALYLFSAASHGCPQGEYKQVLTRLDEGAIFIFVAGTYSAFSLGSPRPPDWFALGFVWCVAVAGAVLKVAGKLSDRRVAVACYLLLGWSAFFAVRPLLRNASHETVVWLAVGCLCYTTGVYFYMRSAHARFSHLIWHLFVMGGTGCHLASILCYLAPGAPVTTTLMDIVRAV